A portion of the Granulosicoccus antarcticus IMCC3135 genome contains these proteins:
- a CDS encoding GFA family protein, with translation MSSNQHTGQCFCGAVEVTVSGAPFAMGYCHCKDCRAWSAGPVNAFTLWKQDEVKVTKGAEQLANFALTDASQRKYCKQCGGHVMSVHPGGDFTDVYAAILPTLEFEPGIHVNYESAVLRIKDGLPKMKDFPAEMGGSGETLPE, from the coding sequence ATGTCATCCAACCAACACACAGGCCAGTGTTTTTGCGGCGCAGTTGAAGTCACTGTAAGCGGTGCACCGTTTGCCATGGGCTACTGCCATTGTAAGGATTGTCGAGCGTGGAGCGCTGGTCCTGTCAATGCCTTTACGCTGTGGAAGCAGGATGAAGTCAAGGTTACAAAAGGCGCTGAGCAGTTGGCCAATTTTGCGTTAACCGACGCCAGTCAACGCAAGTATTGCAAGCAATGCGGCGGCCATGTGATGTCAGTACATCCGGGTGGAGATTTCACCGATGTCTATGCCGCCATATTGCCAACCCTGGAATTTGAACCCGGCATTCATGTCAATTACGAGTCTGCTGTTTTGCGAATAAAGGATGGCTTGCCCAAAATGAAGGACTTTCCAGCCGAGATGGGTGGTTCTGGAGAGACTTTGCCAGAGTAG
- a CDS encoding DUF3010 family protein encodes MRICGVDLTGSEAVICLLVKGNGDFNLPECRVRKLVLKKGHTREDLRQFQLDFAGLMSEYSVDKVVIRERMPKGKFAGGAISFKLEAALQLIPDLDVTLMQPSQINSVLAENPAGIKFSETELKIFQEVAFKTAYAACLTI; translated from the coding sequence ATGAGAATTTGTGGTGTTGATTTAACGGGTAGCGAAGCGGTTATCTGTTTGCTTGTAAAGGGCAATGGTGATTTTAATTTGCCCGAATGTCGGGTACGGAAACTGGTGCTGAAAAAGGGGCATACGCGTGAAGACTTACGCCAGTTCCAGTTGGATTTTGCGGGCCTCATGAGCGAGTACAGCGTCGATAAAGTCGTGATAAGAGAGCGCATGCCCAAGGGCAAATTTGCTGGTGGTGCTATCAGTTTCAAACTAGAGGCTGCTCTGCAACTCATACCAGATCTGGACGTCACACTGATGCAACCATCGCAGATCAATTCAGTTCTGGCAGAGAATCCTGCTGGGATCAAATTCTCTGAAACCGAACTAAAGATATTTCAGGAGGTTGCATTCAAAACAGCCTATGCGGCCTGTTTGACCATCTAA